A single window of Arvicanthis niloticus isolate mArvNil1 chromosome 20, mArvNil1.pat.X, whole genome shotgun sequence DNA harbors:
- the Ppard gene encoding peroxisome proliferator-activated receptor delta, whose protein sequence is MEQPQEETPEAREEEKEEVATGDGAPELNGGPEHTLPSSSCTGLSQTSSPSSLLDQLQMGCDGASGGSLNMECRVCGDKASGFHYGVHACEGCKGFFRRTIRMKLEYEKCDRICKIQKKNRNKCQYCRFQKCLALGMSHNAIRFGRMPEAEKRKLVAGLTASEGCQHNPQLADLKAFSKHIYNAYLKNFNMTKKKARSILTGKSSHSAPFVIHDIETLWQAEKGLVWKQLVNGLPPYNEISVHVFYRCQSTTVETVRELTEFAKNIPNFSSLFLNDQVTLLKYGVHEAIFAMLASIVNKDGLLVANGSGFVTHEFLRSLRKPFSDIIEPKFEFAVKFNALELDDSDLALFIAAIILCGDRPGLMNVPQVEAIQDTILRALEFHLQVNHPDSQYLFPKLLQKMADLRQLVTEHAQMMQWLKKTESETLLHPLLQEIYKDMY, encoded by the exons GCCTCTCCCAgacttcctccccttcctccctgctGGACCAGCTGCAGATGGGCTGTGACGGGGCCTCCGGTGGCAGCCTCAACATGGAGTGTCGGGTGTGCGGCgacaaggcctctggcttccactACGGGGTGCACGCGTGCGAGGGGTGCAAG GGCTTCTTCCGCCGGACAATCCGCATGAAGCTCGAGTATGAAAAGTGCGATCGGATCTGCAAGATCCAGAAGAAGAACCGCAACAAGTGTCAGTACTGCCGCTTCCAGAAGTGCCTGGCGCTCGGCATGTCGCACAACG CTATCCGCTTTGGACGGATGCCAGAGGCCGAGAAGAGGAAGCTGGTAGCGGGGCTGACGGCCAGCGAGGGGTGCCAGCACAACCCCCAGCTGGCCGACCTGAAGGCCTTCTCTAAGCACATCTACAATGCCTACCTGAAAAACTTCAACATGACCAAAAAGAAGGCCCGGAGCATCCTCACCGGCAAGTCCAGCCACAGCGCA CCCTTTGTCATCCACGACATCGAGACACTGTGGCAGGCGGAGAAGGGCCTGGTGTGGAAACAGCTGGTGAACGGGCTGCCGCCCTACAACGAGATCAGCGTGCACGTGTTCTACCGCTGCCAGTCCACCACGGTGGAGACGGTCCGGGAGCTCACCGAGTTCGCCAAGAACATCCCCAACTTCAGCAGCCTCTTCCTCAACGACCAGGTGACCCTCCTCAAGTACGGCGTGCATGAGGCCATCTTTGCCATGCTGGCCTCCATCGTCAACAAGGACGGGCTGCTGGTGGCCAATGGCAGTGGCTTTGTCACCCACGAGTTCTTGCGCAGTCTCCGCAAGCCCTTCAGTGACATCATCGAGCCCAAGTTTGAGTTTGCTGTCAAGTTCAATGCGCTGGAGCTAGATGACAGTGACCTGGCGCTTTTCATCGCGGCCATCATTCTGTGCGGAG ACCGGCCAGGCCTCATGAACGTGCCACAGGTAGAAGCCATCCAGGACACCATTCTGCGGGCTCTAGAATTCCATCTGCAGGTCAACCACCCTGACAGCCAGTACCTCTTCCCCAAGCTGCTGCAGAAGATGGCCGACCTGCGGCAGCTGGTCACCGAGCACGCCCAGATGATGCAGTGGCTGAAGAAGACGGAGAGTGAGACCTTGCTGCACCCCCTGCTCCAGGAAATCTACAAGGACATGTACTAG